The genome window ATGAGGCAGTGTGAACTTGAGCACAGAACACAGGGGCAGAAGCCAAGtgaggtggcgcacacctataatcccagcaacttgggaagctgaggcaggaggattccaagttcaagaccagcctccacagcttagcaagaccctttctcaaaacagaggaaaaaggactggggatatagctcagtagcaggagcgcttgcctcgcatgtgcaaggttctgagttcaatctacagcactgaaaaaaaaaaaaaattcaaaacaggatCAGTGTTGGTGATTTTTGCTTTTGCCTCAGGTGCTAACATTGTTAGAAGCAGTCCTTTTAAGGGGGTCAGAGGTGCCATGGGTAAATCATCCATGACAGAAAGGCAAATCTGGGTCTGAAGATGCTCTGGGAAAGAAACTGCGCTTGGTCCAAACCTCTGCAGGTGTTCTTTCTGGCATCTCATGACCCGTGGCGGAGTCTGACACTGGCCTGTTCTCTCCGATTGGAATCCCGCAAAGCCCCACTTCTGCTATTCTCTCAGGGACATGCCCATCACTCTCCCAAACACCCAGTGTCCTTCGGAGGCCCAAGGGCAGTTGTATAAGTGCTCCCTCGCTTGTCCTGTAACCCGCTCCTCTACTGAAGCCAGctcttcatgtttatttttcttttctgaattcttaGGAAAGCAAGCAAGTGGAGACCAGAGCCGATGCCAAGAATGGAGAGGAAAGGGGCAGAGATGCCAGCACAAAGGCCCTGGGCCCCAGACGGGACTCAGACCTGGGAAAGGAGCCAAAGAGGGGCGGACTAAAGAAAAGCTTCTCCAGAGACAAAGAGGAAGCTGATGGCAGGAGTGGGGAGAAGCCAAAGGAGGAGAAGGTGATCAGGGGCATCGACAAGGGCCGGGTCAGGGCTGTGGTGGACAagaaggaggcagggaaggatgggagaggagacGAGAAGACGGTGGCCgtcaggaaggaagaggagaagagacgGAGTGACAGGAGTTCAGGCCTGATCAAGGACAAGGACAAGAAGAGCGAGGAGGTGAAGGAGCTGGCCAAGAGAGGGGACAGTGAGAAGGTAAAGGGGGACAGCAGGAGCACAGATGTGAGACGGGAGGATGAGAAGACAAAAAGAGCCACTGGGGACACAGATaggaaaaaggaggaggggggggCAAAAAGAAGAACCGAGGACAGGGACACGAAAAAGGAGGTTGAGAAAGTCCAGAGGGAGGAGTCCCCAAGTGAGAAGGAGGCCCAGGAAGAGAGCAAGACCAAGACAGCCGAGAAACAGGCCGCTggaggccccagccccagcaaaccCTCGGAGGGGCCCCCCAGGGCGGAGGAGGAAGCGGCCCCCAGCATCTTTGACGAGCCTCTGGAGAGAGTGAAGAACAACGATCCGGAGATGACGGAAGTGAACGTCAACAACTCGGACTGCATCACCAACGAGATCCTGGTCAGGTTCACCGAGGCCCTGGAGTTCAACACCGTGGTCAAGGTGTTCGCCCTGGCCAACACGCGCGCGGACGACCACGTGGCCTTCGCCATAGCCATCATGCTCAAGGCCAACAAGACCATCACCAGCCTCAACCTGGACTCCAACCACATCACGGGCAAGGGCATCCTGGCCATCTTCCGAGCTCTCCTCCAGAACAACACGCTGACCGAGCTGCGCTTCCACAACCAGCGGCACATTTGCGGGGGCAAGACGGAGATGGAGATCGCCAAGCTGCTCAAGGAGAACACCACCCTGCTCAAGCTCGGCTACCATTTTGAGCTTGCCGGGCCCCGAATGACCGTCACCAACCTGCTCAGCCGCAACATGGACAAGCAGCGACAAAAGCGGCTGCAGGAGCAAAGGCAGGCCCAGGAAGCCAGCGGAGAGAAGAAGGACCTGCTGGAGGTGCCCAAGGGAGGGGCCCTGGCCAAGGGCTCCCCCAAACCTTCACCCCAGCCATCTCCCAAGCCTGCTCCAAAGAACTCCCCAAAGAAAGGGGGTGCTCcagctgcccctccccctcctcccccgccCCTGGCTCCACCCCTTATCATGGAGAACCTGAAGAACTCCCTCTCCCCAGCCACTCAGAGGAAAATGGGAGACAAAGTCCTCCCTGCCCAGGAGAAGAACTCACGTGACCAGCTCCTGGCCGCCATCCGCTCCAGCAACCTTAAACAGCTGAAGAAGGCAAGTTGCTGTGGGCGTGGCCACAGGGCAGGGTGCCCAGGGGCTGACAGGAGAGGGCAGTTGTAACAGGCCAGCATGCAGACACTCCTGCAGGTGCACCCAGACCCCGGGGCCTGCAGGTCATCTCAGCCATGCTCCTGCCCCCAGGCAGGCCACATCTGTATCTCCCTTACAGGTGGGACTCTATGCTTCCTTTAGCCTCGCCCTCCACACCTGGAACTCCTTCACCAGCCATCAAACCTGTTCCTCCTGCTAATGGAGAGGCAGCCTCCACACATGGAGTGTTGCTGTGGCTCTTCCTCTAGGTTgtcttctccttcccccccaaaaaaactggagatattgaacccaggggctctttgtcactgagctatctccccagtcttttttattttaaaaaggtcttgctaaattgcttaggctggcctcaaacttgggatcctcctgcctctcatcCTCTGGGCAGGAGGAATTATAGgcctgtaccactgcacctggcttcttccCCCGAGTCTCCTTTTCTCCATTTCCCCAAACAAAAGTGATACTGGTTTTATGTAATCCCCTCTCAGGATCAGCTCAGTTCTATGGGTCAGTCTATCCCAAAGGTTTGCCCTCAGTATAGTTTATCTTTGACTAACCAGTGCAATGGACACATGGATCATCCCCGGGCACCCTACTTCTCATAGTCCTGCCTCCCTGGATGACAAAGTCCATCGTCATTTGCCTGTCTGAGTGAATATCCTACTCTCACATTATTTGCCACTGGACACCATGAGATAAAGGACAACCTCACTTATAATTCTAGTGGTCATCTGATGACatccaggttttttgtttgttaactttttgtgatactgggtattgaacctaccaccaagctacatccccagcacacacacaccccttttaaatttgaaacaggTCCTTgatgaattgctgaggc of Marmota flaviventris isolate mMarFla1 chromosome 12, mMarFla1.hap1, whole genome shotgun sequence contains these proteins:
- the Lmod1 gene encoding leiomodin-1 codes for the protein MSKVAKYRRQVSEDPDIDSLLSTLSPEEMEELEKELDVVDPDGSIPVGLRQRNLTDKQSTGAYNREAMLNFCEKETKKLIQREMSMDESKQVETRADAKNGEERGRDASTKALGPRRDSDLGKEPKRGGLKKSFSRDKEEADGRSGEKPKEEKVIRGIDKGRVRAVVDKKEAGKDGRGDEKTVAVRKEEEKRRSDRSSGLIKDKDKKSEEVKELAKRGDSEKVKGDSRSTDVRREDEKTKRATGDTDRKKEEGGAKRRTEDRDTKKEVEKVQREESPSEKEAQEESKTKTAEKQAAGGPSPSKPSEGPPRAEEEAAPSIFDEPLERVKNNDPEMTEVNVNNSDCITNEILVRFTEALEFNTVVKVFALANTRADDHVAFAIAIMLKANKTITSLNLDSNHITGKGILAIFRALLQNNTLTELRFHNQRHICGGKTEMEIAKLLKENTTLLKLGYHFELAGPRMTVTNLLSRNMDKQRQKRLQEQRQAQEASGEKKDLLEVPKGGALAKGSPKPSPQPSPKPAPKNSPKKGGAPAAPPPPPPPLAPPLIMENLKNSLSPATQRKMGDKVLPAQEKNSRDQLLAAIRSSNLKQLKKVEVPKLLQ